CAGCTCTGCTTCCAGTTCTGAAATCTTGGTAGCTTTGTCGGTGAGTTGCGATGTAGTTTCATCGCTGATCTGTTCTAATTTGTTAGCGATTTCTTTGCGCTCTTCTTGAGCAGTTTCTATCTGCTCGTTAACCGATGCAATTTCGGCATTCAAGTGTTGGTTGACCTCTTTGGTTTCGTTCTTCTCCTTGAGAGCCATTTCTAATTGTTCCCTCATAGCTTTATGCTCTTCTGACATCTCTTTGTGCTCATCATCAAGTCTCTGCTTTTCTTGATTTGCCTGGAGCagaaaatgtgaaatatttagaGATGCACAAATATTGTATATTACCGTGTGAAGAAATTGAAACCGAAAGTTAAAATACAGGAGCAATTTGCTTTTCAAAAGTAgaaccaaaataaaataaagtacttTGAGGCCGGGTGCCACCATAACTGTATTGTGGCCATTGTGATAAATATATTTGTTTCCAATATACAAGCCACTGGAATAATTTGTTTCAGGTTTGTTGGTGATAAGCTTCCATGCATGCAATGTAGAAACCACCGTTTGAAACAACAGAACTTTCCAGCCGCTGATCTGAAATGTTTGGAAATTAGTTGAAAGATTTTACAGACGACAAACAAAAACACCgcaaccaatcacacactggAAGCAGCATGTTCAATGAGCGTGTCGCGTGTTCAATGAGCATGTCGCATGTTATGATTGTTAACACTAATCACATTCGGCGGTGCTCTTACTTGACACAGTGTACTGAATACAGTGTCCACTGCATGATCCAATACACATTTAAATCTACAAaaattgattggttgaatgtTTTGATAGGCGTGCATGACCTGTGTGTTTTGTAAAATTCCTGCCGAAAAGGTCTATTGGACCAGCCACTTTTAACTGCCACTTACCTTTTCTATATCTTCTTTGACCATGTTAAATTGCTGCGTCAAGAACTCCACCTTATCCTCATGTTCCTGTACCATCTTCTGTTTCCTGTCCTCGAGCACCTGTTCCATAGACACATTCTCCTCTTGTGTCCTCTTCAAATCCTCCACCATCTCCTCCATACCTTTCTTTGCTATCTTCTCCTTATCAAAATCATTCTTCATGACATTCTTAGCTTTCACAAGTGCTTGGTTTTCTCCTTCCAAACAACAAATTGCTTCATTTAGCtcagttttatttttttccaattcGGCGAGTTTGGATGCAGTAGATTCTTTCTCCGTCTTCAGTTCTTGTAGTTCTTTCTGTGATGTCTGCAGCCGATTCTTTAATTCACTCACTGAAACTTCATGTTCGTTCACACTCTTCTGCAGTTGGCTATACTCTACATTAGCCTTCTCAGCAGATATCTTATGATTATCAAAATCACTTGTCATGATTTTCACCTGACTTTCAAATTCATTGATTCTGAAAGATGCATTTTCTAAATCGCTCTTTGTTTTTTCATGAAGTTCTTCTTCTTGTTGCAGTCTTTCCTTGCTGGATTGCAACTCTGATTCAAGGCGTGAGATGGACTTGTCAGCTTCCAACAACGTCTGCAAAATCTTTGTTCTGATGTCGATGACAGCTTTGACCTTGTCCATCGTTCGTTCCCCATCTTGAATCAAATTGCTATCAACGTTTTTAAGATCTTTATATGGAGTAGATTGCACACAGCTTTCTATTTCAACTTGGGAAGATTTAATAATGTCTGTAATTCCAGACACAATTCCATCATAATCTTGCCTCATTCTGTCTCTTTCACTTTCAAGAAGAGTGACCTTTTTAGCCAACACTTCCATAGACTCTGCAACCTCATCACCTTGACCCTTGAGTCTTTGATTTGTTTTATCCGcttcctttttgcttctttcCAGACTTTGCACCTGCTGTCCCAAATCACGCTTACTTTTTTCAAGCGCTTTACACTTTGTCCTCAACTCCTCCTTTTCTTCCTTTAATTTTGTTTCCTTCCTCGCAGAAGAATCAATCTCTGTTTGCAGTTGTTGACAATGTTCCTCACTTTTGTTTTTCTCCCTCTCCAAATCTTGAAACTTCTTTTCTAATTGTTCAAATTTTGATAACAACTCTTCATTTTTAGTTCTTAATGTGCTGTTCTCATTTTCAAGCGATACTAATTTCTCTCCCACTTGATGGTTATTGTGATCCATCTCTTTGCCTCTTTCCTCTAATGACCCTCTCAGAATCTCCACCTCTGAATTACTCCGTGTCCGCAACTCCTCCAACTCCTGTACTTTACGGCTCAGTTCATCATTGGTACCTTTCAGCCCAATATTCTGATGTTCAACTCCTTCTAACTTAGCAAGCAGCTCATGGACTTTATTTGCCGACTCAAAATGACTTGATACTTTGTCATCCTTATCCTGCACCATGCCTTCCATCCGAGCTAACAATTCAACATTTTTGCCTTCGACGCTATTAATTTTAGCTTCCAACTCCTGTACTTGACCAACTCTTCTCTCTTCCGATGACTTTCTTGCTTCCAGCTCTCCTTGCAAACTATGCACCTGTAATTTCACATCAGACAAAGCTCTTTCGTTTTCTTGTAGTTTCTCCTGGAGTGTTCTCTCTGATTCCTGCAATATCTTCTCCCGGCTCTCATGCTGAGTGTTAAGAACATCAATCCTAGCATACAAATCAGCATTTAATTTCTCAGCTTCTTTAGTCCTTTCTTTAGCATCTTCAAATTCTgacatttcttcctctttccttTTCAGATCTCGATTCCCTTTATCCACTTTGTATTCCAAATCTTGATTTCTTCTCTCCAGATCTGATTGTACTTTGTCCATTCTTTCCTCTGTTTCAAGTGCCAATTTATGCATGTCCTCGTTGTCCTTTTCTAGTTGCTCAATTTTCTGACGTAGCTGTCGATTTAGCTCTTCGCATTCTTCAAATTCTTTGTTAAGTTTCTGGTATTGTTCTTCCATACCAAACACTGCTGCGGATTCACTTAGTGGGCTTGCTAAACCATCTGTTGTACTTGGCTGAAATTCAATAATAGGAAAATGTTGataaaaatcacattaaaaaaatatatatctccTGCTCCCTAtaatataaacataataaaatgtttATGAACAGGTTGTTTTTTAATTgttctttctttttgtcttcttttAAGTAAAGAAAAAGAAAGGCTTATTAAGACATTTGGCCACCACTATTCCAAATTTGAATGTGTAAGACAAACAACATTTCTGGGAATATTAACTGACAAAAACCTTATATGGAAAAGCAACTTAGACAATATATCATCAAGAAGTATAGGAGTGCTTTGTAAGAAGTATAGGAGTGCTTTATAAGAAGTATATGAGTGCTTTATAAGCACTTTGTAGGTTAAATTTTCAGGGTAGGATTGGGTTAGGATAAAAAGATTAAGGTATTATCTGAAATAAATACCCCAGGGGCATGCACTTTTGCgaaagggggcatttattagaggcaaattttgagtgaaaaaagcttaaaattcAGAGTGAAAATTGAAACTATCACTCACTTCCAGTCTGTTTCCGGATTTAAATCCAATATGGTGGCACCCACGGAACAGGATATTATCGAGgaaaatactacaaaattacattttaagcAAGAATACAATTTACTATAAGGCAATAAACTGGATGGAAGTTTAAATtagaataggttttgtccatgcagttTAGTGATCGTAACAGCcaacactgacatgactgattcAAGTTTTAGCTTACCATACCATATTTCGATcacttttttattgaaaaaaacgCAAAGGGTTGTTTATCAGAGGTGGGTTACTACAAACAAGGATGGCAACCACTAATCTAAAGTTGGTCTATAAAatcaaataattgaaaaagtTACCTGAGAACTGAGACTGCTGATACTCGATGAGCGACTGACGGGAGCCCAGACATGAAAACTATTGCCTCCAAGAGACTTTCTGGCAAATGTTGGCCAAGCTGTGTCCAGGTCATGACCTGTTGGTGCCAGGTCAAACTGGATGTCATTAAGGTCATATAGGTCATTCAGGAAAGCTGAGTAATGAGCTGGGTTTGATAGCACTGAGGCTGGCTTGTACCAATCACTAGATGAAAGGAAAAAGAATAAATATTAACTCTTATATTCAATTTCGCTTGAAGTTAGATGCTGCACAGGGGTTACTGAGTAACAACATCAAACTCATAAGATAATTATGTCTAAGAGCTATGCATATAATCAGTTATATAATATAATGATCACCATACAAGATCATTTACCTCTGTGTAAAAGGACAGATATGGCAATGAAAAACACCTGTTCTACTGGCCCCACCGACCCAGTTTTTCCATGTATTCACTGTAtgtatgtaaaatcagccatttgggGGCCAAAAGTGGATGAGTTTCAGTTATTTTGGGCATAAAATAGATTTAATTTGACTGAAGAAAACATGCGCGAAGATAGGgaaaaaagaatttgaaaaaacccacattttatcggctaaaatggagccatttgaccactaggtttttgtgaaatcagtgcttctgtGGTGCTTCCATATGATGCGCCAGCGCCGCACATGCAGATAAGCATCGTAAATgcatagcgtatctgtgcgttaacaaattgcgcgactacgCAACATGATGCGTGTACcccgctggtacaacaaagatttttttcctttttaattgtgaaaaaagtcaaatagtgaaataaaatcacaaaatagtgcaattagagtttacaaatctgaattttctttccttgtatttataaaaatacatacaaagtacatacatatcacaaaaactcaatttcgcgaatgAAAAAACGTCCAGAGTACACAGCCACATTAATTAGAGTGCACATCGCAGTGACATATTTAGGGTTGAATTGCAAAGGCTTTCCGAATTTTCCGACATTGCCTATTTCATTTCACTACCTTACCTTGTTACTTTAGCATTACTGAAACACTGCTGTAAACTATCTCCTAGACGATGATGCACCAAACTGTATCTGATGAAAGCACGCCCTCGTCCTAGTGAACTTTTGACCTTCAGGGGAAAAGGTGAAAGAAAGTTGTTTTTTCAACTGAGGTATGTGGTTATATTTAGGGATTcagtcatgtttcaccgttgttcatcatcgattaacaaTGATGCGTTCGCGTCGTCTGCGTGATTTACTTCGCAAGGGCAGCTCGGGCGGCTAAAAAAGCTGCCCACgcaaagtaaaccatgcagacgcgctggacgcgagttgttaatcggtgatgaacaacggtgaaacatgattgaatccctttcagcaacaaaaacaagctaaagatcatctaattcacatgattctttcattccgCATATCCATTTGTCATTGCCATTCAACCTTAAAAGAAGATTGATGATTTccctgttgatatcagcaataaaactaaagaataaaacgGTAATGTTTAGCTTTATACTTTAATGACATATTAAGAAAGTGTTTATgcataagttccaggcatgatCAATTTTATGCGCTCACACATAACGcatacgcgtaaccttgcgttcacgTATACactactggaaaagtgtggattcatcacagattaacaacgcttggctcctgtacaaaggtataagaagagttgttgaataaagAATCAAAGATATGTATTAAGCATTCAAATGACAAATCTAAATACCTTGTATATTTTGATGGGACTTCCAGCCAGCCCTTGCAAAAAAAATATGGaagcattttgaatgaaaatataggACAGCGGAAGTCAGGGAAAAGTCCCGCAGATACTTTAATTTTTGCATAATGTAtccataaggcgacgaaaaaagaaaaccctgttctacgggcccgaccaacccagattttgaacaaatttggaaaaaaaatttcctatacaaatgaatgccgacccaaatttcagaaatttcaggaacaaatttttctttgtattttctcaagatgcaaattatttacagattttggtgatttttgggtcatttccaaaaaaaaaaagggccgaccgaccgaccctacttgaaaggtccgtccgcccgtagaacagggtttctttttttcgtcgcctatgTGTGCATAATTTTGGACTGGTGTGATGTCTATAAATAATATACTGGGCAAGAAAATAGGGCCAATAAAATCTACCAACTGATCTATTGAAAATTGAGGCCCATATCTCCATTTGGTCATTTGTACCGAGTTTCCTCCCACACGCTACATTGTACACATGTAGGGACTGTACACTATGAGACTAAATTTGATATATCAGCTAATTCACAAAAGTTCTTTATGACAGAATAATATTCAAAATCCCTGAAGTTTGTCTCTTACCTCATTCATGGCTTTCACATATCTGACTCCATCATTTAGGCCTTTGATCTTAGAGAGGCATTGATAGATATAGTCCCAATAGTCAACACGACCTCGCCATACACTATTGCGAGCTGAGATAAAGAAAACACATTACTATTATTAACAATTAAGATATCACAGAAATATTATTGGTCATGAGGCATAACAAATCTTGTGTGCACATGGCAGGCCATTTTAACCAtgttgactaccctggctctgtgggggcgagcgttgtcatcttggagggtTGCAGTAGGTCCCAAattgtgaagatatggaattGCAGCTTACTGCACAggataatggtcaatttggcacatgcGGTCTGAGactccactacattcacaagacgtgtactcaggcatgaaaaatgtgattgtttgaaatgtggtgtcattgtaaaggggagaaTAATGTAACTATCCAtcgatatgcaacacgatatgaacatgtcacaaataatctgagatatagatgcttggaaaaactttccaaacttttgttgaggagtttaaatGAAAAGGAAGTGATGGAGCATTTCAAATGGGATGAGGGAGTGGGAGTCAGGGAGTGATGCAGAGATACCGCTACAGGAGGAATGGGACAAGAATGTGGTTGATTAAGGGAGTAATAGGTAAGGGAGTGTGGAGGTACAAGAGCAAGCCTATAAATACAGGAGGGTGGAACTAAAATGAAAAGGAAGTGATGGAGCATGTGAAATGGGATAAGGGAGTCGGAGGTCAGGAGAGTGATGCAGAGATATCGCTACAGGAGGAATGGGACAAGACAGGGAAACACTTAGGGGAGTGATAGGTAAGGGAGTGTGGAGTATAGGAGTAATAATATGTAGAGGGTGGAACTAAATAAAAGGAAGTGACGGAGCATTTTAAATGGGATAAGGGAGTGGGAGGTCAGGGGAGTGATGCAGAGATAGAGCTACAGGAGGAATGGGACAAGACAGGGAAACACTTAGGGGAGTGATAGGTAAGGGAGTGTGGAGTATAGGAGTAATAATATGTAGAGGGTGGAACTAAATGAAAAGGAAGTGATGGAGCATGTGAAATGGGATAAGGGAGTGGGAGTCAGGGGAGTGATGCAGAGATAGAGCTACAGGAGGAATAGGACAAGACAGGGAAACTCTTACGGGAGTGGTAGGTAAGGGAGTGTGGTGTAATAATATGTAGAGGGTGGAACTAATTGAAAAGGAATTGATGGAGCATTTCAAATGGGTTAAGGAATGGGAGGTCAGGGGAGTGATGCAGAGATAGACCTACAGGAGGAATGGGGCAAGAATGTGGGTGATTAAGGGAGTAATAGGTAAGGGAGTGTGGAGGTACAAGAGCAAGGCTATAAATACAGGAGGGTGGAAATAAAATGTAAAGGAAGTGATGGAGCATGTGAAATGGGATAAGGGAGTGGGAGTCAGGGGAGTGATGCAGAGATAGAGCTACAGGAGGAATGGGGCAAGAATTTGGTTGATTAAGGGAGTAATAGGTAAGGGAGTGTGGAGGTACAAGAGCAAGCCTATAAATACAGGGGGGTGGAAATAAAATGTAAAGGAAGTGATGGAGCATGTGAAATGGGATAAGGGAGTGGGAGGTAAGGAGAGTGATGCAGACATATAGCTACAGGAGGAATGGGAAAAGACAGGGAAACTCTTAGGGGAGTGATAGGTAAGGGAGTGTGGAGTATAGGAGTAATAATATGTAGAGGTGGAACTAAATAAAAGGAAGTGACGGAGCATTTTAAATGGGATAAGGGAGTGGGAGGTCAGGGGAGTGATGCAGAGATAGAGCTACAGGAGGAATGGGGCAAGAATTTTGTTGATTAAGGGAGTAATAGGTAAGGGAGTGTGGAGGTACAAGAGCAAGGCTATAAATACAGGAGGGTGGAACTAAAATATAAAGGAAGTGATGGAGCATGTGAAATGGGATAAGGGAGTGGGAGGTAAGGAGAGTGATGCAGACATATAGCTACAGGAGGAATGGGGAAAGACAGGGAAACTCTTAGGGGAGTGATAGGTAAGGGAGTGTGGTGTAATAATATATATAGAGGGTGGAACTAAATGAAAAGGAAGTGATGGAGCATTTCAAATGGGATAAGGGAGTCGGAGGTCAGGAGAGTGATGCAGAGATATCGCTACAGGAGGAATGGGACAAGACAGGGAAACTCTTACGGGAGTGGTAGGTAAGGTAGTGTGGTGTAATAATATATATAGAGGGTGGAACTAAATGAAAAGGAAGTGATGGAGCATTTCAAATGGGTTAAGGGAGTGGGAGGTCAGGAGAGTGATGCAGAGATATCGCTACAGGAGGAATGGGACAAGACAGGGAAACTCTTACGGGAGTGATAGGTAAGGGAGTGTGGTGTAATAATATATATAGAGGGTGGAACTAAATGAAAAGGAAGTGATGGAGCATTTCAAATGGGATAAGGGAGTCGGAGGTCAGGAGAGTGATGCAGAGATATCGCTACAGGAGGAATGGGACAAGACAGGGAAACTCTTACGGGAGTAATAGGTAAGGGAGTGTGGTGTAATAATATATAGAGGGTGGAACTAAATGAAAAGGAAGTGATGGAGCATTTCAAATGGGTTAAGGAATGGGAGGTCAGGGGAGTGATGCAGAGATAGAGCTACAGGAGGAATGGGGCAAGAATTTGGTTGATTAAGGGAGTAATAGGTAAGGGAGTGTGGAGGTACAAGAGCAAGGCTATAAATACAGGGGGGTGGAAATAAAATGTAAAGGAAGTGATGGAGCATGTGAAATGGGATAAGGGAGTCGGAGGTCAGGAGAGTGATGCAGAGATATCGCTACAGGAGGAATGGGACAAGACAGGGAAACACTTAGGGGAGTGATAGGTAAGGGGGTGTGGAGTATAGGAGTAATAATATGTAGAGGGTGGAACTAAATGAAAAGGAAGTGATGGAGCATTTTAAATAGGATAAGGGAGTGGGAGTCAGGGGAGTGATGCAGAGATAGAGCTACAGGAGGAATGGGACAAGAATGTGGTTGATTAAGGGAGTAATAGGTAAGGGAGTATGGAGGTACAAGAGCAAGGCTATGAATACAGGAGGGTGGAAATAAAATGTAAAGGAAGTGATGGAGCATGTGAAATGGGATAAGGGAGTGGGAGGTAAGGAGAGTGATGCAGACATATAGCTACAGGAGGAATGGGAAAAGACAGGGAAACTCTTAGGGGAGTGATAGGTAAGGGAGTGTGGAGTATAGGAGTAATAATATGTAGAGGGTGGAACTAAATAAAAGGAAGTGACGGAGCATTTTAAATGGGATAAGGGAGTGGGAGGTCAGGGGAGTGATGCAGAGATAGAGCTACAGGAGGAATGGGACAAGAATGTGGTTGATTAAGGGAGTAATAGGTAAGGGAGTGTGGAGGTACAAGAGCAAGCCTATAAATACAGGAGGGTGGAACTAAAATGTAAAGGAAGTGATGGAGCATGTGAAATGGGATAAGGGAGTGGGAGGTAAGGAGAGTGATGCAGACATATAGCTACAGGAGGAATGGGAAAAGACAGGGAAACTCTTAGGGGAGTGATAGGTAAGGGAGTGTGGAGTATAGGAGTAATAATATGTAGAGGGTGGAACTAAATAAAAGGAAGTGACGGAGCAGTTTAAATGGGTTAAGGGAGTGGGAGTCAGGGGAGTGATGCAGAGATAGAGCTACAGGAGGAATGGGGCAAGAATTTGGTTGATTAAGGGAGTAATAGGTAAGGGAGTGTGGAGGTACAAGAGCAAGGCTATGAATACAGGAGGGTGGAAATAAAATGTAAAGGAAGTGATGGAGCATGTGAAATGGGATAAGGGAGTGGGAGGTAAGGAGAGTGATGCAGAGATATCGCTACAGGAGGAATGGGGAAAGACAGGGAAATACTTAGGGGAGTGATAGGTAAGGGAGTGTGGAGTATAGGAGTAATAATATGTAGAGGGTGGAACTAAATGAAAAGGAATGGAGCATTTTAAATGGGATAAGGGAGTGGGAGTCAGGGGAGTGATGCAGAGATAGAGCTACAGGAGGAATGGGACAAGACAATGGTTGATTAGGGGAGTGATAGATAAGGGAGTGGGAGATACAGCAGTAGGCCAAAGAGTAAGGCAGAGTGGAGCTAAAAGTATAGGAAAGGGTATAGGCTAGGGAAACAATGGGACAAGGCAGTAGTTGATGAGGGGAGTGATAGGTAAGGGAATGTGGAAGTATAGGAGTAGGCCAACAAGGAAATGTGGATGGAGCTAAATGTAAAGGAGTAAGTATGGACTAGGGAATCAATGAGACAATGCAGCGGTTGATTAGGGGAGTGATGGGTATATGGGGTGTGGAGGTATAGGAGTGCACCTATGAGTAAAGGAGGGTGTAGCCCAGGATGTAGCTGGGATGTATATGTACCTCAGTGCAAAGGGAGAGCTATGGAGTAGGGCATGTAAAATGAAGTAAAGGATGAGTAGGTAAGGAGAGTGACACAGCGATAGAGCTAATAGAGGAGTGGGAAAAGGAAGTAGTGGATTAAAGGAGCGATATGTAAGGGAGTATGGCGGTATAGAAGTAAGCCAACAAGTAAAGCATGGTGGAATTAATATAAAGGAAGGGGTAAGCCATGGAAGAAATGTGGATATTGTGGTAAGGGAGGGGTAGTCCAAGGGAGTGAGGAATGGGACATGGTGGTGGTTGATTAGAGAAGTGATGAAAGTGTGGAGGTATAGGAGTAAGCCTATAAGTAAAGGATGTTGGAGCTAAATGTAAAGGAATGGTATATGCTATAGAAACAATGGGACAAGGTAGTGGCTGATTAGTGGAGTGATAGGTAAGAGAGTGTGGAGGTATAAGAGTAAGCCAGAGTACGGCAGAGAGTGGAGTTAAACGTATAGGAACAGGTATAGGTTAGGGAAACAATGGGACAAGGCAGTGGTTGATTAGAGGAGTGATATGTAAGGGAGTGTGGAAGAATAGGAGTAAGCCAAAGAGTAAAGTATGTTGGCGACTAATATAAAGTTAGGGGTAGGTCGTGGAAGACATATGGTAACAAAGGGGTCAGGTGAAGAAATAGAGCTAGTGGAGGAATGGGACGTGGAAGTGGTTGGTTAGAGGAGTGATTAATAAAGGAATTGTGGAGGTATAGGAGTAAGCCTATATGTAAAGGAGGAGGGTGTAGCTAAATGTAGAGGAAAGAGTATATGTTAGGGAAACAATGAAACAATGTAGTCTAGTGGTTAATTAGAGGAGTAATAGGTAAGGGAGTTGAGGTGTAGGTGCAAGTCAATAAGAAGGGAATAGGAAAAAGAATAGGACAGGGAAGCATCATTGGACAAGTGGACATGGTGGTTGTTGATTAGGGAAGCAACTAGGTACAGGAGTGTGGAGGTGGAGGTATATGACTATGTCAAAGAGTAAGGGAGAGTTGAGCTAAATGTATAGGAAAAGGCATATGTTTAGGGACATTATAGGATAGGTAAAGGAGTGTGAAGGTACAACCCCAAGGTAGTGGTTGATTAGGGAGTGATAGATAAAGAAAGTGTGGAGGTATAGGAGTAAACCAAACTAAGAGAGAATAATATCACAATAGGCAAAGGAATGAGTAAGTAGGTATAAAAGGATGATGGAGTATGGGCGCAGTGTGGTAAGGAAGGTGTGGGCCACAGAAGGAAATGGTTAAGGGAAGGTGTCATTTGGGGAGCATTTGTGGTGAGAGAGGGATTTGGGTAAGGTAAAAGTAGTTTGGGGAACAGAAAGAAGAAATTTGTGGGTACAGGGAGGGGTAGGTAAGGATGGATTAAAGAATGGGAACTATGTGAAAAGGGGTGGGATAGGGGAGCTTAGGGGATGATTGGACAATTGAGAGTGCTTGATAGTTTGGAACTAGGGAGCGAAACTAATTATGAATAGGACAGGCAAGAGGTGTAAAGGGTGAGTGGAGGGGCAACTTGGTCTATCCCCATTTCCCAGCTTCCTTTACCCATCAATCCCTTCAAGGTACCTCTATCACCCCTCCCCACCCTTCCTTTCCCCAATCCTCCTCCAGCACactacattttttccaaaaactgCCCTTTTATATCATTCATTAATTTTGCAGGGATTTACTTCAGTCACATATCTAATAGTCCACATAGTTTCTATAATTTATTAACTTCTGCTTTTGTTATTAGAATGCTCGGCTTCATAGTAGAAGCCTAAACAAATTGCTACTAAGGACGGTATTTCACGTCCTTTGAGCGGGGTATTGGGATAAGTTTTCAACTAGCAATAATCGCGCCTCGGATAAACCTCATTGGCTACGATATCGCCTCTGCGCAAAGATACACATGACCGGTAGGCAATTTACTATGTAATTTTGGGCAGATATATATTCCatggtgttttattgacaaaGGAAGTGAATAATAATCATGAACGCTGTTCACACGTTTCTGAcatttttctttacatatttcTAGAATACTTCTAAAGAATAAAAAGTGCTAACTTTCCACAAATGGAAcgattttgacaccaaatttcaAGTAAAAGTTGATTTTCTTGTTCAGTAGCACAATGCTGATGGCAGTGAGCAAGCAACTATAACCACGCCTTGAATCGGTGATGACGTCACCTACTGCATATTTACATTTTCAGTGGGTCAATTGATCTGTGCCTGTTTGAAGGCTATTGCTTTGTCATGTGAGTGGAATTATAAACATTGTATTTCCTGTATTACAGCGCTCAAAGAACACTTGGAGGTCGATTTATTTTACTAAAATTGTCTGAGTACAATTGATTGAAactataaataatgataaatacaactattaaaaaataaacaataataattattttatttatattaaagataaatatgcCAGTCATGCCAATAATTTcaataaattgccatttttaatataaaactaagagaaacaaataaaaatgtaaactgcaaaccaaaatatacaatttatcagagaaacaaataaataaataaatttcacacattaataaataaggaaatacagtggataaaaatatataaatatgcatAAATTCATACAaacgaaataaaataaataaatacattattaaaaaGTTATAAAAACAATTATGAATTCGCTGTGAATGTGGCTggagaaaaggtgaattttgctgccccttcatcaacagcccgaaaaggttgacccaatattattttggatggtttgaaaaagtgaagccccccccaaaaaaaaaaacaaaaaaaaccaacacaaTAGTACTAGCAActtaaaaactaattttttgtATAATTCCATTTGTTACactattttcaacaatttttccgccctttttctttaataattctttttgccgccctatCACCCCTTCCTTTTTTGCCTCCCCCAGCTTTTACCACGGGTa
Above is a window of Amphiura filiformis chromosome 20, Afil_fr2py, whole genome shotgun sequence DNA encoding:
- the LOC140142446 gene encoding FYVE and coiled-coil domain-containing protein 1-like isoform X1, whose amino-acid sequence is MAQTKLPKIVQDIKDCLHDVKKEYQEGQVPITDDSIPLHKFCAKLEYLLQIDMKARNSVWRGRVDYWDYIYQCLSKIKGLNDGVRYVKAMNEVKSSLGRGRAFIRYSLVHHRLGDSLQQCFSNAKVTSDWYKPASVLSNPAHYSAFLNDLYDLNDIQFDLAPTGHDLDTAWPTFARKSLGGNSFHVWAPVSRSSSISSLSSQPSTTDGLASPLSESAAVFGMEEQYQKLNKEFEECEELNRQLRQKIEQLEKDNEDMHKLALETEERMDKVQSDLERRNQDLEYKVDKGNRDLKRKEEEMSEFEDAKERTKEAEKLNADLYARIDVLNTQHESREKILQESERTLQEKLQENERALSDVKLQVHSLQGELEARKSSEERRVGQVQELEAKINSVEGKNVELLARMEGMVQDKDDKVSSHFESANKVHELLAKLEGVEHQNIGLKGTNDELSRKVQELEELRTRSNSEVEILRGSLEERGKEMDHNNHQVGEKLVSLENENSTLRTKNEELLSKFEQLEKKFQDLEREKNKSEEHCQQLQTEIDSSARKETKLKEEKEELRTKCKALEKSKRDLGQQVQSLERSKKEADKTNQRLKGQGDEVAESMEVLAKKVTLLESERDRMRQDYDGIVSGITDIIKSSQVEIESCVQSTPYKDLKNVDSNLIQDGERTMDKVKAVIDIRTKILQTLLEADKSISRLESELQSSKERLQQEEELHEKTKSDLENASFRINEFESQVKIMTSDFDNHKISAEKANVEYSQLQKSVNEHEVSVSELKNRLQTSQKELQELKTEKESTASKLAELEKNKTELNEAICCLEGENQALVKAKNVMKNDFDKEKIAKKGMEEMVEDLKRTQEENVSMEQVLEDRKQKMVQEHEDKVEFLTQQFNMVKEDIEKANQEKQRLDDEHKEMSEEHKAMREQLEMALKEKNETKEVNQHLNAEIASVNEQIETAQEERKEIANKLEQISDETTSQLTDKATKISELEAELEQTVKVKGELESKVGEIQEMLDAKTSSYEELEEKLKEVEEQLGSMQCVMEQEVSALKFQLSSEAMQFQEKLQVYKHQEGELEKLREKCQEQDQLIESQQMEENQLKEQLETMRDDSAKQITDVQNKTVAKEKDFNLLQDSLAEMTKMLEEQKVANLNLEEEIHSLKSDVEDREVHLREQLSLAETDNLELKKNLVKLVKEKDTLWQWTDKLEHQRKLKASERWLEDKEVVKCMQCEVEFGIMVRRHHCRSCGRIFCSKCCNSFILGAQSKNKVRVCEQCFVIHHHSRESDSINTSLLGQSTEEEEVDDALLTSRLRLSSHASTTSTPDGNGNGEEGEARIGPLLGPGDLQQSNADDSTRAKFVVGSASSTPTPPMSPIATGDISITDGSTPKQVENPVIVLDSPLPGAQGNVTEDDSKDSSEPDFDIISEEEVQSAKEEDSITPAKSTKGMSLTNSSVVSAVMTTKELEAGFGCDAEIQIRAGHSHSIPILLDEPGLILCWEFASAPKTIAFSVTYKQAETSETYEELIPLCKCNSHRHAVQGELMSRKAGVYTLVFDNQFSRFTAKVIKYSLQIKRPEAAY